One Oryzomonas sagensis DNA segment encodes these proteins:
- a CDS encoding sigma 54-interacting transcriptional regulator has product MEPIITFKERCRLCYSCVRSCPVKAIKVDNGFAQIMYNRCIGCGNCLSCPQQAKAVVDRMGQTQELLTSGAPVVAVLGCSFPAFFHAITPGQLVAALKNLGFREVHEGAYGARMIADAYKEVLQQTKIPLVSSHCPAVVSLIERHYPKLIPNLAGVVSPMIAMGRFIKGILGKDTKVIYISTCIAGKFEVQAAESSSAIDVVLTYQEIDKFFKGRGINPASLAEAPFDGLDPDNARIFTLTGGPLKVFEVEPDFLDTEIISAEGENHAIDIIRDLAAGRITPSFVDLRLCDGGCVDGPARNQALNHFYKRKLIVNYNDSTLPYKTAPHYRSTASIPDLMRPYSDKSCRLPSPGKDDIKRILHSTNKFTQSDELNCRACGYNTCREHAVAVFQGLADIEMCLPHNLQQVEDDRGRLMQKYELIRRELDRQLGDDPIVGNDSKIQEVLELIRQVGPTPTTVLIRGETGTGKELTARAIHRLSLRNDKPLVTVNCTTITDSLLESELFGHKKGAFTGAIGDKKGLFEAANGGTIFLDEIGDITPKLQAELLRVLDLGEVRPVGGAAPKKVDVRLIAATNKDLEQGVSEGWFREDLYYRLNVFNIHLPPLRNRQDSIPSLAEHFLDKARKKLNKNIAGIEDRAVKAMQHYPWPGNIREMQNVIERSSVLTKGTIIRLENLPTIFADTYERCSNGEVNRRHASFKAERELHISRTEKNLIQRYLEETGGNVAKAARLANIPRRTFYRLLEKHGLEIVQRVRTKSAEQETPE; this is encoded by the coding sequence GATCATGTACAACCGCTGCATCGGCTGCGGCAACTGCCTGAGCTGCCCGCAACAGGCAAAGGCCGTGGTGGACAGGATGGGGCAGACCCAAGAACTGCTGACATCGGGCGCGCCCGTTGTGGCCGTGCTGGGGTGCTCCTTCCCGGCATTCTTCCACGCCATCACTCCCGGGCAGCTGGTGGCCGCGCTGAAAAATCTCGGTTTCCGCGAGGTGCATGAGGGGGCCTACGGCGCCCGCATGATTGCCGACGCGTACAAAGAGGTGCTGCAACAGACCAAGATTCCCCTGGTCTCCTCCCACTGCCCTGCGGTGGTCAGCCTGATCGAACGCCATTACCCCAAGCTGATCCCGAACCTGGCGGGGGTCGTTTCACCCATGATCGCCATGGGTCGTTTCATCAAGGGCATCCTCGGCAAGGATACCAAGGTCATCTATATCAGCACCTGCATTGCCGGCAAATTCGAGGTACAGGCGGCGGAATCGTCCAGCGCCATCGATGTGGTCCTCACCTACCAGGAGATCGATAAATTTTTCAAGGGGCGGGGCATCAACCCGGCATCCCTGGCGGAAGCGCCCTTCGATGGCCTTGACCCGGACAACGCACGCATATTCACCCTTACCGGCGGCCCGCTCAAGGTGTTCGAGGTTGAACCGGATTTCCTGGATACGGAGATCATCTCCGCCGAGGGCGAAAATCACGCCATCGACATCATCCGCGATCTTGCTGCCGGGCGGATCACGCCATCTTTTGTGGATTTACGGCTCTGTGACGGCGGCTGCGTCGACGGCCCCGCCCGTAATCAGGCCCTTAATCATTTTTATAAACGCAAACTGATCGTCAATTACAACGACAGTACGCTCCCCTACAAAACGGCGCCACACTACCGCTCCACGGCATCCATACCCGACCTGATGCGCCCTTACTCGGACAAATCGTGCCGGCTGCCGAGTCCGGGCAAAGACGACATCAAACGCATCCTGCACTCCACCAACAAGTTTACGCAAAGCGACGAGCTCAATTGCCGCGCCTGCGGCTATAACACCTGCCGGGAACATGCCGTGGCCGTTTTTCAGGGGTTGGCGGACATCGAGATGTGCCTCCCCCACAATTTGCAGCAGGTTGAGGACGACCGGGGGCGGTTGATGCAGAAGTACGAGTTGATCCGGCGCGAACTGGACCGGCAGCTGGGCGACGACCCGATTGTGGGGAACGACAGCAAGATCCAGGAGGTGCTGGAACTGATCCGCCAAGTGGGGCCGACGCCGACCACGGTCCTCATCAGGGGCGAGACCGGCACCGGCAAGGAGTTGACGGCCCGGGCCATCCACCGCCTGAGCCTGCGCAACGACAAGCCGCTGGTCACGGTCAACTGCACGACCATTACCGACTCCCTGTTGGAGAGTGAGTTGTTCGGTCACAAGAAAGGGGCATTCACCGGCGCCATCGGCGACAAGAAGGGGCTCTTCGAGGCCGCCAATGGCGGCACCATCTTCCTGGACGAGATCGGGGACATCACCCCCAAGCTGCAGGCGGAGCTTTTGCGGGTTCTCGACCTGGGCGAGGTGCGGCCGGTGGGGGGGGCGGCGCCCAAAAAGGTGGATGTGCGCCTGATTGCCGCCACCAACAAGGATCTGGAACAGGGCGTGAGCGAAGGGTGGTTCCGTGAAGACCTCTACTACCGTCTGAACGTCTTCAATATTCATCTGCCGCCGCTGCGCAACCGGCAGGACTCCATCCCGAGCCTGGCCGAGCATTTCCTCGACAAGGCCCGCAAAAAATTGAACAAGAACATCGCCGGGATCGAGGACCGGGCCGTCAAGGCCATGCAGCACTACCCCTGGCCCGGCAATATCCGCGAGATGCAGAACGTTATCGAGCGCTCCTCGGTCCTCACCAAGGGCACGATCATCAGGCTGGAGAACCTTCCCACCATCTTTGCCGACACCTACGAACGGTGCAGCAACGGAGAGGTCAACCGCCGCCATGCCTCGTTCAAAGCCGAACGGGAGCTGCACATCAGCCGCACCGAAAAAAACCTGATCCAGCGCTATCTCGAAGAAACCGGCGGCAACGTGGCCAAGGCGGCCCGGCTGGCCAATATCCCCCGACGGACCTTTTACCGCCTTCTGGAAAAACACGGCCTTGAAATCGTCCAGCGGGTGCGGACCAAGTCAGCGGAACAGGAGACCCCGGAATAG